The sequence GACGAATCGGCCCTGGGCTGGCTTTCCGCCGGCCATGCCACGCTGCCGACGGACCTGGGCTACTTCCTCGCCCGGAGCTGGCGGATGCATCCGGAGCTGTGCCGGGCCGTCTCCGAACTCTCCTACGAGGGACGCCTTGCGAGCGCGCCCGCCGCGGCCGGCCGGCTGCTGGAAGGAGCCCGCCCCGGCGTCGAATGCGTGCTCGTGCAGCACGAAGGAAACTCCACCTCATCCCCGGAAGAGGCCGCAGAGGCGGTGCGGCAGGTCAAGAATCATCTGGGCCTGCCGTGGACGGATCCGCAGCACGGGTCGGCACCACGCCCCTTGACCCAGGCGGACCTGCTCGTCGTCGCGCCCTACAACGCCCAGGTGCAGTTGATCCGCCGCAGCCTGGAGGCCGCCGGCTACCCTGACGTGCGGGTCGGAACGGTGGACAAATTCCAGGGCCGGGAGGCGCCCGTGGTGATCGTTTCGACCGCGGTGTCGGATGTCTCGCAGGCACCTCGGGGCATGGAATTCGTGCTGAACCGCAACCGGACAAACGTGGCGGTGTCCCGGGGCCAATGGCGGGCTGTCATTATCCGTTCGAAGGCCCTGACCTGCTATCTCCCCGCCCGTCCGCTCGGACTCGAAGAACTCGGTGCGTTCATCGGCCTTTGTGGCTCCGCCCCTTCCCAATCTTCTACGACCTGTAGAACAATAGGGGCATGATGTTCGAACACGATGATCCGGTCCTTGAACTCAGCGACGAGCAGTCCTGGAAGCTGCTCAGCAAAACCCAGCACGGGAGGATAGTCCTGACGGCGGCTGGCGAGACAGACATCTTTCCCATCAACTATCTCGCCCATGACAACCACCTGCTGATGCGCAGCGCGCCGGGCACCAAACTCGCTGAGATCACGATCAACGAGAACGTCGTCTTCGAGACGGACGGCATCGGTAGCGATGAGGCGTGGAGCGTCGTCGTCAAAGGCACCGCCAGGGTGCTGCAGTCCGGCGAGGAGATCGCGGCCGCGGAGCAGCTGGGGCTCAAGACCTGGGTGCCGACGCTGAAGGACTTCTATATCCAGGTCAAGCCGACCCACATCAGCGGCCGCCACTTCATTCTGGGCGAGCAACCGGAGCGCTTCTAGCTCACCCTGGCCGGGCCACCGGGCCAGCGGCAGGCACGCCCAGACCCGCCCCTGGCCCGGTTACGGCCTCAGTGGCCGACGTTGGCCAAAATTTCCTCGAAGCTTAGGGATTCCACCCCGCCGCGACCTGTCTCGGGAGCAGCGCTTTCATGGACCAGAGCCACCAGTTCGGCGGCCGCACGGTTGGAGCGGCGCTCGATGCTGCTGCCGCCACCCTCGCCCGACCCCCAGTCCTCAGGAGCGGCGAAGACAACGGTCTGCGTGGTGCGCGCACGCAGGTAGCTGAAAAGCGGCCGGATGGCGTAGTCCAGCGCCAACGAGTGCCGGGCCGTTCCGCCGGTCGCCCCGACCAGCACAGGCTTGCCGGCGAGGGCATCCTTATCGATGACATCGAAGAAGGATTTGAACAGGCCGCTGTAGGACGCGCTGAACACCGGCGTGACCGCAATCAGCGCATCCGCCGAAGCGACGGCGTCGATCATTGCGGCCAGCTTCGGCCCGGCATAGCCGGTCACCATATTGTTGGCGATATCGACGGCGTACTCGCGCAGCTCGAAGGTCTCGACCGCCACGCTTTCGTCCGAGAGGGCGAAGCGGGTGGCAGCGGACTTGGCCAGCTGGTCGGCCAGCATGCGGCTGGAAGACGGAACGCCCAGCCCCGCGGACAGTACAACGATCTTGCGCTCGGACATGCTGTTCTCCTGCTCCTCGAATCTTCATGCGTTTGCATTCACCATTGAAACCGGTTGACGCCGGAGATTATTCCGCGACTCCCATTGGGCCGGGCATGCCTCATTCCGGCCGAAACCCACTCATCGCATCACTCAAATCCCGGCCGGGGCACATCGCATCGCCAATCCGGCAGGGGCATAACGACGGGCTGAGGCCTCATGCCTGAATTAGCGCGACTTTGCGATCACACGCGGTGACGCGAATCCAAATCGACACGCCGCTTAAACGTTGATGTGTTGACAAACACGCATAACGAGTTTGTAACAGCTGATATCGACCCGGTAAGTTGGATTGCGCTTCCACGTAACGAGTGTTAGCCGCCTCGGCTGCCCGCCTAACCCTGTCAGCAGCCGACAGGTACCGTTCAATGACCTTCCCGACAGGGGCGGAGGAACCACTTCCGGCGCTCGAAGCGCCTTGGGGTGAAGTTCGCCCGGCCGCAGAGACGATAGTCCTGCCTGCCAGCGAACCGAGCAGAACTCTCTGGCTCGAATCCGACAGCTAACTTCGCCGGCGCCCTGAGAGGAATCCCTTGAACAGCAACTCCCCCATGCGCGGACGCCGACGCAACACCGACACCTCGCTGATGGCTGCCATCCGCGGCCATCGCGCCGCCGGTCGCGGCAACAAGAAGGACGCCTTCGCCGCCACCCGCAGCCAGAAGTTCGGCGTCGCCCTTGCGGCCGCCGGCATCCTGGCTCTCACCGCCATTCCGACCGCGCAGGCCGGCGTCGAACAGCTTGCGGCAACCCAGGCGTCCAGCGTCACCCCCGCAGCAGTGACGGTCCCCGAGGACGCCAAGGCCGAATTTAAGCGCGTCGAGGTGACGAGCAAGGCCGCCCCGAAGGAGGCCAAGATGGAGGCTAAGGCCGCCTCCGTCAAGGATGCGGCCAAGGCGAAGAAGGAAGCGGCCAAAAAGGCCGATGCCAAGGACCTCGTGTCCCCGGTCAAGAAAATGGTCACCAGTTCCGGCTTCGGCTACCGCATCAATCCCGTGACGGGCGCGGCCGGCGAGTTCCACAATGGCCTGGACTTCGCCCTGGGCTGCGGCACCCCCGTCAGCGCTGCCGCAGCAGGCACGGTCTCGAAGACTTCCTCCAGCGCCGGCGGTTACGGCAACCGCATCGTCATCAAGCACGGCGGCGGCATGACCACCACCTACAACCACCTGCAGAGCATCGGCGTCACCCAGGGCGAGAAGGTCTCGGCCGGCGACAAGATCGGCGCGCTGGGCACCACCGGCAACTCGACCGGCTGCCACCTGCACTTCGAGGTCCTCAAGGGCGGCTCCGAGATAAACCCCGCCAAGTTCTTCTAGGCCGTCCCGGATCTGGTCTTCTGCGGGAGGGGTTGTGCGGCATGCCGCACAACCCCTCCCGTGTCCCCGCTGCCGCGCCCTGTCGGCCCACCCTAGCTACCTATAGTCATAGTGAGTCATCTCGGATAGCGTGAGCTACATCACCGTTGTTCATCTGCGCTAAGGAGCTGTCCCGTGACCGAACCGATGACTGCCAAGAACCTGCAGGATGTCCTGGACCAAGCCGGCAACACCCTCGACCTGCTGCGCAACTCGCAGATCGGCGCCTACGTCTACCCCGTCGTCGCTCCCGAATTCACGAACTGGCGCAGCGAACAGCGGGCCTGGCGCGAGACGGCGGTGCTCTTCGACCAGTCGCACCACATGGACAACCTGTTCATCAAGGGTCCGGACGCCCTGAAGCTGATTTCGGACACCGCGATCAACTCCGTGGCCAGCTTTCCGGTCAACAAGGCGAAGCAGTACGTGCCGACGACGCCGTCCGGCCACGTGATCGGCGACGGCATCCTGTTCCACGAGGCGGAGGACGAGTACGTCTACGTGGGCCGGGCGCCGGCCGCCAACTGGCTGCTCTTCCACGGCGAGACCGGCGGCTACGACGTGGAAATCGTCGTCGACCGCCGCTCCCCCTCGCGTCCGATGGGCCAGCCGGTGAAACGCAAGTACTGGCGGTTCCAAATCCAGGGCCCGAACGCGTGGCAGATCATCGAAAAAGTCAACGGCGGCCCGGTGGAGCAGCTGAAGTTCTTCACCATGGACCGCATGAATGTGGCCGGCGCCCAGGTCCACACGCTGCGCCACGGCATGGCCGGCGCCCCGGGCCTGGAGCTGTGGGGCCCGTACGAGACCTACGACCGGGCGCGCGAAACCATCCTGGAGGCAGGCCGGGAGTTCGGGATGCTCGCCGTCGGCTCGCGCGCCTACCCCTCCAACACGCTGGAATCGGGCTGGATTCCCTCGCCGCTGCCGGCGATCTACACCGGCGAGGAACTGCGCCCGTACCGCGAGTGGCTCGGCGCGGACAGCTACGAAGCCACCAACGCCGTTGGCGGCAGCTTCGTCTCGGAGAAGATCGAGGACTACTATCTGACGCCGTGGGCGCTGGGCTACGGCTCGTTCGTGAAGTTCGACCACGACTTCATTGGCCGCGAGGCCCTGGAGAAGATCGATCCTGCGGCCCAGCGCAAGAAGGTGACGCTGGCCTGGAATTCCGACGACGTTGCGAAGATCTTCGCCTCGCTCTTCGACACCGGCGAAACCCCGTACAAGTACTTCGACCTGCCGCTGGCCAACTACGGCTCGTCCAACTACGACGCCGTGGTGGACGCCGGCGGGACGACCGTCGGCCTGTCGATGTTCACGGGCTACAGCGCCAACGAGAAGCGGGCGCTCTCGCTGGCCACGGTGGACCCTGATGTCCCCGAGGGCACCGAGCTCAAGGTGGTCTGGGGCGAGCCGGACGGCGGCACGCGCAAGACCACGGTGGAGCCCCACCGACAGCTCGAGGTCAGGGCCGTGGTCAGCCCGGTACCGTACGCGGCGGCGGCGCGGCAGGATTACCGCGGCGGCTGGCGTACCGGCCGCAAAGGCTAGGGGCCGGTCAGCTTCGCAGGGCAGCGGCCCCTGGACCCGAGAGTTCGTCCGGGCCCAGGGGCCGGCCCGAGACGGCGAGCAGCAGAGCGACGGCGGTCCCCCGCACCATGGTGCCATCACCGGCGCGGAGATCCATGTCCGTGGCCACAAGCCGCAGCCCCTCGGCCCGCTCCTTCCCGCCGCCGAACTTCACGCTGGTGTCCAGCTGGTATCTCAGCGCCGAGGCCACCGGGGCGGCAGGATAGTCGCGGACGATGCCCAGCGGCCGGCGGATGTCCTCGCCGTGCACGATGGCCTCAACCAGGCGGGTCGCGGGCGCCGCCGGGGCGCTCGTCGTCCGCCCGCTCGCCGCCCGGAAGGCAGCCACGGTACAGGCCGGATCGGCAGCCCGCTCGCGGGCGACCCCGCGGGCGTTGCAGCGGTTGAAGTCGAAGCCGGCGGCCGTGAAGCTCCAGAGGAAGCCGAGCCTGGTCGTCCTGGCGTCGTCCACGAGATGGGCCAGCACGTCGTGGACGTCCCATCCGCGACAGAGGGAGGGCGTGCTCCACTGCTGCCGGTCAGGGTCTGCAGGTCCCCTATCAGCGACTCGCGTTCGAGGTGCACCGCACGCCAGATGTCGGCCGCGGACTTCCTTCCGGTGCTCATGCGGCGGCGAACCTTCGCGCCCACTCGGCCGTGGCTTTGAGGCCGCCGAAGGTGTAGAAGTGCAACTGCACCCGGCCGTGGTCCGCTTGGTCCAGCCGCGCGGCAAGCTCACCAATGAACCTGTCCGGGCCCGCCGTGCCGAGCAGGTTGGTCAGCGAAAAGCCGTACTTGTGGACGATGCCTGCCGAGGACGCTACGCCGAACCGGCGGGCAAAGGCCAGCAGCCGCTTCACTCCGGCCGGACCCGGCACGCCGATTCGCACCGGCGCATGGACGCCGCGGCGGCGCAGTTCGGCGAGCCAGTCCAGCACCGGATCGACGTCGAATCCGAATTGCGTGATGATGGTCGGCTGCAGGTTCTGCTCCTGCAGCGCCGCGCACTTGTCCAGCAGCACGGCCCACAGCCGTGCGTCGTCAATGTCTGGATGGCCCTCCGGGTACCCGCTGATGCCAACATTCCGGATTCCGTATCGGCCGAGCAGACCGCTGCCGATCAGGGCCAGCGAGTCCTCATAGGGGCCCAGCGGTGCGGCCGGATCGCCGCCGACGACGAATGCATCTGCCACGGCGGCCTCGGTTTCCAGCGCGCCGAGGAATTCCTCCAACTCGACCTGGGAGCCCAGGCGCCGGGCGGATATGTGCGGCACGGGGACGAAGCCGAGCCGCTTGACGGCCGCGGCTGCGGCAACGCGCATCGGCAGGTCCTCATTCCCCAGGAAGGTGATGTTGACGCGCGTGCCGGGAGGAATCGATCCGGCCGCCTCCTCCAAGCCGGGTACGTCCTTTCCGGTCATCTCGAGGGAGAAACCTTCGAGCAGAGCGCGCTCCGCGCCGTGATGGGGGGTCTGTCCAGCCATATCGCGATAGGTCCCTTCCTCCGAGCTTCCCTGCGCGGCCCGAACGCCGGCATACCCGCTGCTTCGTCCATGAAGCGGGGCGGCAAGCACGATTCTAGCCCCTTTCCCTATCTTCATAGTGAGTTCCAGGGGGCGCCTGGGTTCTCGCGGCCGCGCCTAAACTGGAGTCATGGCCGACAAGCTCACCCCGGAGCAGCGCAGCGCCAATATGTCACGGATCAGGGGCAAGAACACCAAGCCGGAGCTGCTCGTACGCCGCCTCCTGCATGCGCGCGGCTACCGCTTCCGGCTCCACGGGTCGGCCGCCGGACGGACCCTGCCGGGCAAGCCGGATCTCGTGTTCGCCGGCCGGCGCAAGGTCATCTTCGTCAACGGGTGCTTCTGGCACTCGCACGATTGCCGGGCAGGCCAGCATGCACCCAAGTCGAACGCGGATTTCTGGTCCGCGAAACGCGAGCGGACAGCATCGCGCGACGCCGCCCAGCGGGAGCAGCTGCGACAGGCCGGCTGGACTGTACTGACGGTGTGGGAGTGCGAGTTCAAGAAGAGCTCCGATCTGCAGGAACTGGAGGAACGGCTGGTCGGCTTCCTGGGTTGACGAGAAGGAGTGTTCAGTTGCCGCGGGCGGCAGAACCAACCGCGGCAGGCCGGGACTCCCAGGCGTCAGGCGCGGCATGGCAGCGGCTCCCTCCCCTGGACCGGGGAAGGGGCCGCTGCAGGTCGACCAGTGAGGTTACAGCTGGGCCTGCCCGGAGAGGCAGTCGGCCTGGCCGGCACCGGAGTTGGTGGCGACCATCGGTCAGGTGGCCAAGTGGGTGGAGGCGAACATCTTCAGCGTGGTTTCAACAACGACGACGTTCGGCCCGTCGGCGGCGAGGCTGTCCTCCAGCGCCTCCCGGACATCCTCCGGCCGCACCCGTCTGGCCGGCACCGAGAACGATTCGGCGAGCCTAACGAAGTCCGGCCGGGCCAGCTCCGTCGCGGTCGCCTGGCCGAAGGCATCCTGCATGTACTCGCGCAGGATGCCATACCCGCCGTCGTCGACAATCAACCAGGTGACCGGCAGGTTGTGCTGCCGGACGGTGGCGAGCTCGCTGATCGAATACATCGCCGAGCCGTCGCCGGAGACGGCCAGTACGCGGGCCGGGAGCCCCTTGGACTCGAGGCCCACGGATCCGCCGATCGCGCCGGGGAATCCG is a genomic window of Arthrobacter sp. Marseille-P9274 containing:
- a CDS encoding maleylpyruvate isomerase family mycothiol-dependent enzyme encodes the protein MSLPRGWTKRTTAGCSCTSTPSAASKPRPSGREGSPPHEHRKEVRGRHLACGAPRTRVADRGPADPDRQQWSTPSLCRGWDVHDVLAHLVDDARTTRLGFLWSFTAAGFDFNRCNARGVARERAADPACTVAAFRAASGRTTSAPAAPATRLVEAIVHGEDIRRPLGIVRDYPAAPVASALRYQLDTSVKFGGGKERAEGLRLVATDMDLRAGDGTMVRGTAVALLLAVSGRPLGPDELSGPGAAALRS
- a CDS encoding very short patch repair endonuclease yields the protein MADKLTPEQRSANMSRIRGKNTKPELLVRRLLHARGYRFRLHGSAAGRTLPGKPDLVFAGRRKVIFVNGCFWHSHDCRAGQHAPKSNADFWSAKRERTASRDAAQREQLRQAGWTVLTVWECEFKKSSDLQELEERLVGFLG
- a CDS encoding pyridoxamine 5'-phosphate oxidase family protein, giving the protein MMFEHDDPVLELSDEQSWKLLSKTQHGRIVLTAAGETDIFPINYLAHDNHLLMRSAPGTKLAEITINENVVFETDGIGSDEAWSVVVKGTARVLQSGEEIAAAEQLGLKTWVPTLKDFYIQVKPTHISGRHFILGEQPERF
- a CDS encoding M23 family metallopeptidase produces the protein MNSNSPMRGRRRNTDTSLMAAIRGHRAAGRGNKKDAFAATRSQKFGVALAAAGILALTAIPTAQAGVEQLAATQASSVTPAAVTVPEDAKAEFKRVEVTSKAAPKEAKMEAKAASVKDAAKAKKEAAKKADAKDLVSPVKKMVTSSGFGYRINPVTGAAGEFHNGLDFALGCGTPVSAAAAGTVSKTSSSAGGYGNRIVIKHGGGMTTTYNHLQSIGVTQGEKVSAGDKIGALGTTGNSTGCHLHFEVLKGGSEINPAKFF
- a CDS encoding methylenetetrahydrofolate reductase, whose amino-acid sequence is MAGQTPHHGAERALLEGFSLEMTGKDVPGLEEAAGSIPPGTRVNITFLGNEDLPMRVAAAAAVKRLGFVPVPHISARRLGSQVELEEFLGALETEAAVADAFVVGGDPAAPLGPYEDSLALIGSGLLGRYGIRNVGISGYPEGHPDIDDARLWAVLLDKCAALQEQNLQPTIITQFGFDVDPVLDWLAELRRRGVHAPVRIGVPGPAGVKRLLAFARRFGVASSAGIVHKYGFSLTNLLGTAGPDRFIGELAARLDQADHGRVQLHFYTFGGLKATAEWARRFAAA
- a CDS encoding aminomethyl transferase family protein, producing the protein MTAKNLQDVLDQAGNTLDLLRNSQIGAYVYPVVAPEFTNWRSEQRAWRETAVLFDQSHHMDNLFIKGPDALKLISDTAINSVASFPVNKAKQYVPTTPSGHVIGDGILFHEAEDEYVYVGRAPAANWLLFHGETGGYDVEIVVDRRSPSRPMGQPVKRKYWRFQIQGPNAWQIIEKVNGGPVEQLKFFTMDRMNVAGAQVHTLRHGMAGAPGLELWGPYETYDRARETILEAGREFGMLAVGSRAYPSNTLESGWIPSPLPAIYTGEELRPYREWLGADSYEATNAVGGSFVSEKIEDYYLTPWALGYGSFVKFDHDFIGREALEKIDPAAQRKKVTLAWNSDDVAKIFASLFDTGETPYKYFDLPLANYGSSNYDAVVDAGGTTVGLSMFTGYSANEKRALSLATVDPDVPEGTELKVVWGEPDGGTRKTTVEPHRQLEVRAVVSPVPYAAAARQDYRGGWRTGRKG
- a CDS encoding FMN reductase, producing MSERKIVVLSAGLGVPSSSRMLADQLAKSAATRFALSDESVAVETFELREYAVDIANNMVTGYAGPKLAAMIDAVASADALIAVTPVFSASYSGLFKSFFDVIDKDALAGKPVLVGATGGTARHSLALDYAIRPLFSYLRARTTQTVVFAAPEDWGSGEGGGSSIERRSNRAAAELVALVHESAAPETGRGGVESLSFEEILANVGH